One part of the Humulus lupulus chromosome 9, drHumLupu1.1, whole genome shotgun sequence genome encodes these proteins:
- the LOC133800732 gene encoding protein DOWNSTREAM OF FLC — protein sequence MAKAVLLMALSFLPALALATRWVKDPLVVEGKVYCDTCLAGYETTATTYIAGAKVRIECKERVSNKIIYSKEATTDSCGTYKMLIPEDHGDEICDAVLVSSPQFDCATASPGRDRARVILTENNGIATKNRFVNAMGFTRTDALAGCADVLKQYEETEYGY from the exons ATGGCGAAAGCAGTTTTGTTAATGGCGCTTAGCTTCCTTCCGGCATTGGCTTTGGCAACCCGTTGGGTGAAGGACCCCCTTGTAGTTGAAGGGAAAGTTTACTGTGACACCTGCCTTGCTGGTTATGAAACCACCGCCACTACTTACATCGCTG GAGCCAAGGTTAGAATAGAATGCAAGGAGAGGGTCTCAAACAAGATTATATACAGCAAGGAGGCCACAACAGACTCATGTGGAACCTACAAGATGCTCATTCCTGAGGACCATGGTGATGAAATCTGTGATGCTGTGCTAGTTAGCAGTCCTCAGTTCGACTGTGCCACTGCATCCCCAGGCCGCGACCGCGCACGTGTCATTCTCACGGAGAACAATGGCATTGCAACTAAGAATCGTTTTGTCAATGCAATGGGATTCACTAGGACTGACGCCCTTGCTGGCTGCGCTGATGTTCTCAAGCAGTATGAGGAGACTGAATATGGATACTAG
- the LOC133799538 gene encoding uncharacterized protein LOC133799538, whose translation MLHVVQVDNLNVRPLPSHQESQGWRTAGSESSCPTTEDDGNRWSSPAYTAEDIPCPSYVIPTLSGVSCGVIEVGKVFENKLELKTKAHLYAMKQNFEFVVKKSVALDENNHLYPVAFGIVDSENHDSWKYFMSKLKEAIGEVEDLAFVSDRHASITHALETIFPDAYHGPCYHHISMNVVAKFKTDHCHVLMYNAAYAFRKSEFHPNFEKIKSKDPAIAQYLEGMGFDKWSRAYFPGNRYNIMISNYAESFNNKTQDARSFSITTFVEFIRFTLQSWFCDRRETSEKTTTTLAPTYEKNLVGMAEKARFLIPYAIGRHEFHVLDGELNGEVDLLNKTCTCSVFQIIGIPCAHALSGSLKRGVNFYSLCSDYYKIETWRSSYTESIYSTGNEEEWIVPHDIMTITVRTPAQKNPVGHPKKKQGRPKTKRHPSNGDKLVVPCKCSTCGGLGHNRATCKVRV comes from the exons ATGCTACATGTGGTTCAAGTAGATAATTTAAATGTACGACCATTGCCAAGTCATCAAGAAAGCCAAGGATGGAGGACTGCTGGATCAGAGAGCAGTTGTCCAACTACAGAAGATGATGgaaatagatggagttctccagcgTATACTGCTGAAGATATCCCATGCCCCTCTTATGTTATCCCTACGTTATCTGGGGTGAGTTGTGGAGTAATAGAAGTTGGGAAAGTTTTTGAGAACAAGTTAGAGTTGAAGACGAAGGCACACTTGTATGCAATGAAGCAGAACttcgagtttgtggtgaagaagtcag TTGCGCTGGATGAAAATAACCATCTATATCCAGTTGCATTTGGTATTGTGGATAGTGAGAATCatgattcttggaagtatttcatgtcaaAGCTAAAGGAAGCGATTGGGGAAGTCGAGGACCTGGCGTTTGTATCTGACAGGCATGCAAGTATTACACATGCCTTGGAAACTATTTTCCCCGATGCTTATCACGGTCcttgctaccaccacattagtatgaatgtggttgctaaattcaagactgaTCATTGTCATGTGTTGATGTATAATGCGGCATATGCTTTTAGGAAATCTGAGTTCCACCCTAACTtcgaaaaaatcaaatcaaaagaccCAGCCATTGCTCAATACCTAGAAGGAATGGGTTTTGATAAGTGGTCCCGCGCTTACTTTCCTGGAAATAG GTATAATATAATGATAAGCAattacgctgaaagtttcaacaataagACCCAGGACGCTAGAAGCTTTTCGATAACTACATTCGTCGAATTTATTCGCTTCACACTACAGTCCTGGTTTTGTGATAGGAGAGAAACTAGCGAGAAGACAACTACAACTCTTGCACCGACCTATGAGAAAAATTTGGTGGGTATGGCTGAGAAAGCTCGATTCTTGATTCCTTATGCAATAGGGAGGCATGAGTTCCATGTGTTAGATGGTGAGCTGAATGGTGAAGTCGACCTCCTGAATAAGACATGCACATGCAGCGTGTTTCAGATTATTGGTATCCCATGTGCTCATGCACTATCTGGATCCCTTAAGCGAGGGGTGAACTTTTATTCGCTGTGTTCAGATTACTATAAAATTGAGACATGGAGGTCCTCTTACACAGAATCTATATATTCTACTGGTAACGAGGAAGAGTGGATTGTTCCACATGACATTATGACAATAACAGTGAGAACACCTGCGCAGAAAAACCCGGTTGGTCatccaaagaagaaacaaggtaggcCTAAGACGAAACGCCATCCTTCCAATGGAGATAAATTGGTTGTTCCATGCAAGTGCAGCACTTGTGGAGGTCTAGGCCATAATAGGGCAACTTGTAAAGTTCGTGTTTGA